A part of Paenibacillus sp. sptzw28 genomic DNA contains:
- a CDS encoding (Fe-S)-binding protein: protein MEPLSSLDTAQLWRWLIFAGMTAAALWAFMTVVLRRVGYIRLGKRQAADAARNKEHDPVLPSDDAKSSDSRRGWEWAAQVLGHRKLLKDIRSGLLHFVLFYGFIVLQLGAADIIWKGLTGFALPLPAYELFTTIQDVTVLAVLLAVVYAAFRRYAERLDRLKRGWKPSIVLWFIGGLMATVLFTQAFERLEQASPDKAAAAAGPNLTMLAEASPAVSSHTAPSGYAGATPSAAALQPSFRGVDMLYQYIAHYAQQIKLRASDPSDTVYVPYAPVSSGLAEAMRDLGVTHAAAGDLYWLFWWLHYAVLLAFLVYVPQSKHFHIFTAPVNLWLRRRSPPGELAPLDLEDENAESFGVGAIEQFTQKQLLDLYACVECGRCTNVCPASGTGKLLSPMHLITKLRDHLTEKGAAITSKSPWVPAFAAVGGSSGRQIGAHTMGSVIPLWMNNEDAASRRTSIEPTMTAQRQAWTTHADAAAEDVQLIGEVMSEAELWACTTCRSCEEQCPVGNEHVDKIIDMRRYLVLTEGRLPAEGQRALQNIERQGNPWGLPRSDRTAWIAAYESAAEAYGGRSRPVRTMQEAARLGERPELLVWAGTMGAYDQRSRSVLFALVRLLQHAGVPFAVLGGEERSSGDTARRMGNELLFQTLCSENITALQRYGIKHIVTICPHTFNAMKNEYPGFGLGRTVTVEHHTTMLDRLVAQGRLQPVHRVDERVVYHDSCYLGRYNGVYDAPRRLLRAIPGVKLLEMERSRQNGMCCGAGGGLMWMEERSGMRVNEARVSQALEVRPTVIGSACPYCLTMMEDGVKLLAAEDDVSARDVAELLAESVFGSGN, encoded by the coding sequence TTGGAGCCATTAAGCTCGCTTGATACGGCACAGCTGTGGCGATGGCTCATTTTTGCGGGAATGACTGCGGCGGCATTGTGGGCTTTTATGACCGTTGTCCTGAGACGGGTCGGTTATATACGTCTGGGGAAGCGCCAAGCTGCAGACGCAGCACGAAATAAAGAGCATGACCCAGTTCTCCCCTCAGACGATGCAAAATCATCCGACTCCCGGCGGGGATGGGAATGGGCGGCGCAGGTACTCGGCCATCGAAAGCTTCTAAAGGATATAAGGAGCGGGCTGCTCCACTTCGTGCTTTTCTACGGCTTTATCGTGCTGCAGCTCGGCGCCGCCGACATCATATGGAAGGGATTGACCGGTTTCGCCCTTCCGCTGCCTGCCTATGAATTATTCACGACGATTCAAGATGTGACGGTTCTGGCCGTCCTCCTTGCTGTTGTATACGCCGCATTCCGGCGGTATGCCGAACGGCTCGACAGACTGAAGCGCGGCTGGAAGCCGTCTATTGTCCTCTGGTTTATCGGCGGCCTCATGGCGACCGTCCTGTTCACACAGGCGTTTGAGAGACTGGAGCAGGCAAGCCCGGATAAGGCCGCTGCGGCAGCCGGTCCTAATCTTACTATGCTGGCTGAAGCTTCGCCGGCGGTTTCATCTCATACTGCGCCGTCCGGGTACGCGGGTGCGACTCCTTCAGCCGCCGCCCTTCAGCCATCGTTCCGCGGGGTCGATATGCTTTACCAATATATCGCGCACTATGCGCAGCAAATAAAACTGCGGGCATCGGATCCTTCGGATACCGTCTATGTCCCGTATGCTCCGGTATCATCCGGTTTGGCCGAAGCGATGAGAGACCTAGGCGTCACGCATGCAGCTGCAGGCGACCTCTACTGGCTGTTCTGGTGGCTCCATTATGCGGTGCTGCTCGCTTTTCTCGTTTATGTGCCGCAATCGAAGCATTTTCATATTTTTACCGCTCCGGTGAACCTATGGCTGCGCCGCCGATCGCCCCCGGGGGAGCTCGCGCCGCTTGATCTGGAGGACGAGAACGCGGAATCCTTCGGTGTCGGCGCAATCGAACAGTTCACGCAAAAACAGCTGCTCGACCTCTATGCGTGTGTGGAGTGCGGCAGGTGTACCAACGTTTGCCCGGCTTCGGGCACCGGGAAGCTTCTCTCGCCGATGCACCTTATTACGAAGCTGCGCGATCATCTCACCGAGAAAGGCGCTGCAATCACATCAAAATCGCCGTGGGTGCCTGCATTCGCCGCGGTCGGAGGCTCCTCCGGGAGGCAGATCGGTGCACATACGATGGGCAGCGTTATTCCGCTCTGGATGAACAATGAGGATGCTGCGAGCCGAAGAACATCTATCGAGCCGACGATGACCGCCCAGCGTCAGGCCTGGACCACGCACGCAGATGCGGCGGCAGAGGATGTGCAGCTTATCGGCGAGGTCATGTCCGAAGCCGAGCTGTGGGCATGCACGACATGCCGCAGCTGCGAGGAGCAGTGCCCGGTGGGTAACGAGCACGTCGATAAAATCATCGATATGCGCCGTTACCTCGTTCTCACCGAAGGCCGGCTTCCCGCGGAAGGCCAGCGGGCCCTGCAAAATATCGAGCGGCAGGGAAATCCGTGGGGACTGCCGCGGTCAGATAGGACAGCATGGATCGCCGCATACGAATCCGCCGCCGAAGCTTACGGAGGGAGGAGCCGTCCCGTGCGGACCATGCAGGAAGCGGCGCGGCTGGGGGAGCGCCCGGAGCTGCTGGTTTGGGCAGGAACAATGGGGGCTTATGATCAGCGCAGCCGCTCTGTCCTGTTTGCGCTCGTACGCCTGCTGCAGCACGCCGGCGTGCCGTTCGCCGTGCTTGGCGGAGAGGAGCGAAGCTCCGGGGATACGGCGAGACGAATGGGGAACGAGCTGCTTTTTCAGACGTTATGCAGCGAAAATATCACCGCACTGCAGCGGTACGGCATCAAGCATATCGTGACGATTTGCCCCCACACGTTCAACGCGATGAAGAATGAATACCCCGGCTTCGGACTGGGGCGGACCGTGACTGTGGAGCACCATACCACTATGCTCGACCGCCTCGTCGCACAGGGGCGGCTGCAGCCTGTTCACCGCGTTGACGAGCGCGTCGTCTACCATGATTCCTGCTACCTCGGCCGTTACAACGGGGTATACGATGCCCCGCGGCGACTGCTTCGCGCAATACCGGGCGTTAAGCTGCTGGAGATGGAACGGTCGCGGCAAAATGGCATGTGCTGCGGCGCCGGCGGCGGTCTCATGTGGATGGAGGAGCGCAGCGGCATGCGGGTGAACGAAGCGAGAGTGTCGCAAGCATTGGAAGTACGGCCGACAGTAATCGGATCAGCCTGCCCGTACTGTCTGACGATGATGGAGGACGGCGTCAAGCTGCTTGCGGCTGAAGACGACGTGAGCGCCAGAGATGTCGCGGAGCTGCTCGCGGAGAGCGTGTTCGGCAGCGGAAATTAG
- a CDS encoding 3-hydroxyacyl-CoA dehydrogenase/enoyl-CoA hydratase family protein gives MGAGIAAHLANAGMSVLLLDVPPAELTAEEAARGLKLTDPPVRNRLAAGSLARLEAAQPPALYDSSFIGRIKAGNLEDDLHRLGEAEWIVEAVVERLDVKREVLARIESVRRPGTIVTTNTSGLSVAAMAEGRGEPFRSHFAATHFFNPPRHMKLVELVPSPDTDPVVLARLTDICERQLGKGVVLAKDTPNFIANRIGTYGMLVTIEAMRRFGLTVDEVDALTGPAMGRPKTATFRMLDLVGLDTLLHVVDNVRERSEDEAERQAFARPPELEALVARGWLGEKSKQGFFRKIKRADGGSDIETLDLGAMTYAPKRSVNSPVIEAAKAAKGAAAKVKALLYTDANDKYAQFAWSTLKDVLLYSARQLGTIADTVEDIDRSLMWGFNWELGPFELWDAIGLERSVQRMKAEGDAVPEWVDAWLAAGNRSFYKTEGIRRMYVYRGEYKAACEQPDIISLSALKSAGKVVLGNTGASLIDIGGEVACLAFHSPNNAIGGDILAAIRQSANEVSRNWRGLVVANEGRHFCVGANLMMLLMEAQNGDFDEIDDIIRQFQDSMMELKRVDRPVVAAPHRMTLGGGVEACLPADAIVFAAETYYGLVETGVGLIPAGGGCKEAAGLAAARSGDGDVMPHLIALFETIAMAKTSTSGFDVKRIGLMRPQDRAVIRGETRIAEAKRVVLELGRAGYTPPPPGAQIRVAGREGRAVLQLAVEAMRLGGHISAHDVRIGRKLAHVLAGGDAPAGAEVSEQYMLDLEREAFLSLCGEPLTQARMRNMLATGKPLRN, from the coding sequence ATGGGAGCAGGAATCGCCGCACACCTCGCCAACGCGGGTATGAGCGTGCTTTTGCTTGATGTGCCGCCTGCGGAGCTCACCGCGGAAGAAGCGGCAAGGGGACTTAAGCTTACCGATCCGCCTGTCCGCAACCGGCTGGCGGCCGGCAGCTTAGCCAGATTGGAGGCGGCGCAGCCGCCGGCATTGTACGATTCTTCATTTATCGGCCGGATCAAGGCTGGCAATCTCGAAGACGATCTTCACAGGCTGGGCGAAGCAGAATGGATCGTGGAGGCCGTGGTCGAACGGCTCGATGTGAAACGCGAAGTGCTCGCCCGCATTGAATCGGTGAGGCGACCCGGAACGATTGTCACGACGAACACCTCCGGGCTTTCGGTGGCGGCGATGGCAGAAGGCCGGGGGGAGCCGTTTCGAAGTCATTTTGCCGCAACGCATTTTTTCAATCCGCCCAGACATATGAAGCTCGTTGAGCTCGTACCGTCTCCGGATACGGATCCGGTCGTACTCGCCCGGCTCACCGATATTTGTGAGCGGCAGCTTGGCAAAGGCGTCGTTCTGGCCAAAGATACGCCCAATTTCATAGCTAACCGGATCGGCACGTACGGAATGCTTGTTACCATTGAGGCGATGCGCCGGTTCGGTCTGACCGTCGATGAAGTCGACGCCCTCACGGGTCCGGCGATGGGGCGGCCGAAGACGGCGACATTTCGCATGCTCGATCTGGTCGGCCTCGATACGCTGCTGCATGTGGTGGACAATGTGCGGGAGAGAAGCGAAGACGAGGCGGAACGCCAAGCTTTCGCAAGGCCGCCGGAGCTCGAAGCGCTTGTAGCGCGAGGGTGGCTCGGGGAGAAGTCGAAGCAGGGGTTCTTCCGCAAAATCAAACGTGCGGACGGCGGAAGCGACATCGAGACGCTTGACCTTGGGGCAATGACCTATGCGCCCAAGCGCAGCGTCAATTCGCCGGTGATTGAAGCGGCTAAAGCGGCGAAAGGCGCGGCGGCCAAGGTGAAGGCGCTGCTGTATACGGACGCGAACGACAAATACGCGCAGTTTGCCTGGTCCACCCTCAAGGATGTGCTTCTCTATTCAGCCCGGCAGCTCGGGACGATCGCGGACACGGTCGAAGATATCGACCGGTCGCTGATGTGGGGCTTCAACTGGGAGCTCGGGCCATTCGAGCTGTGGGATGCGATCGGGCTGGAGCGTTCAGTTCAGCGGATGAAAGCCGAGGGCGACGCAGTTCCGGAATGGGTGGATGCATGGCTTGCGGCAGGAAACCGGTCGTTCTACAAGACGGAAGGCATCCGGAGGATGTATGTCTATCGCGGCGAGTATAAAGCGGCCTGCGAGCAGCCGGATATCATCTCATTGTCGGCGCTTAAGAGCGCTGGTAAGGTTGTGCTCGGCAATACCGGTGCGAGCCTGATCGACATTGGCGGTGAGGTCGCATGTCTGGCGTTCCATTCGCCGAACAATGCGATCGGCGGCGATATATTGGCTGCGATCCGGCAAAGTGCTAATGAAGTAAGCCGCAATTGGCGCGGGCTTGTCGTGGCGAACGAAGGACGGCATTTCTGTGTCGGAGCGAATTTGATGATGCTGCTGATGGAGGCGCAGAACGGCGATTTTGACGAGATCGACGATATTATACGCCAGTTTCAGGACAGCATGATGGAGCTGAAAAGAGTAGACCGTCCGGTTGTCGCCGCGCCGCACCGGATGACGCTCGGCGGCGGAGTGGAGGCCTGCCTGCCTGCAGACGCGATAGTTTTTGCGGCAGAGACGTATTACGGCCTCGTCGAAACCGGAGTCGGCTTAATCCCCGCGGGCGGGGGATGTAAAGAGGCGGCCGGACTGGCGGCGGCACGCTCAGGTGATGGCGATGTGATGCCGCATCTCATTGCGCTGTTCGAGACGATTGCGATGGCGAAGACATCTACAAGCGGCTTTGACGTGAAGCGCATCGGCCTCATGCGGCCGCAGGACCGCGCGGTAATCCGCGGCGAGACGCGGATCGCGGAAGCGAAGCGGGTTGTGCTCGAGCTGGGCCGCGCCGGATACACGCCGCCGCCCCCTGGAGCGCAAATACGTGTAGCGGGCCGCGAGGGGCGGGCCGTGCTGCAGCTCGCAGTCGAGGCGATGAGGCTTGGCGGCCATATCAGCGCGCACGATGTGCGCATTGGCCGCAAGCTCGCGCACGTTCTTGCCGGGGGCGATGCGCCGGCCGGCGCTGAAGTGAGTGAGCAGTATATGCTCGACCTGGAACGCGAAGCGTTCCTCAGCCTTTGCGGCGAGCCGCTGACGCAGGCCCGCATGCGGAATATGCTTGCAACCGGCAAGCCGCTGCGCAACTGA
- a CDS encoding electron transfer flavoprotein subunit beta/FixA family protein has product MNLVVLLKQTFDTEEKIELVNGAVAEDSVKFIINPYDEYALEEVLRLREIHGGTVTAVSCGPERAAEALRTALAMGADDAVLLDAAGLPDDGHAVASALAAVVQQLQPDLVLAGLFAIDSGAGSVALQIAERLGLPSASAAVKVELCSANSVGGARGTASAAGRPAGGDGAESVAGGAGSTAGGTAASAASWVSSMADHLVRVERDTEWGLETVEVPLPALITAQQGLNEPRYPSLPGIMKAKRKPLRRIAIAELGLAAVDLEPRTERLALTAPPARSAGRKLSGTPAEQAAALADLLQHEAKIF; this is encoded by the coding sequence ATGAATCTGGTTGTATTGCTGAAACAAACCTTTGATACGGAGGAAAAAATCGAACTGGTAAACGGGGCCGTGGCCGAGGATAGCGTCAAGTTCATTATTAATCCATACGACGAGTATGCGCTGGAGGAGGTGCTTCGTCTCCGCGAGATACATGGCGGCACGGTCACGGCCGTCAGCTGCGGACCGGAGCGTGCGGCGGAAGCGCTTCGTACTGCGCTCGCCATGGGGGCGGATGATGCCGTACTGCTTGATGCGGCAGGTTTGCCGGACGACGGGCACGCTGTTGCGTCGGCGCTCGCAGCGGTAGTTCAGCAGCTGCAGCCAGACCTTGTGCTCGCCGGACTGTTTGCGATTGACAGCGGAGCAGGAAGCGTTGCGCTGCAAATCGCGGAGCGTCTCGGCCTCCCGAGCGCTTCGGCGGCCGTTAAGGTAGAGCTGTGCAGCGCTAATTCTGTTGGTGGGGCACGGGGTACAGCGAGTGCAGCGGGCCGGCCGGCTGGCGGCGATGGTGCGGAAAGCGTTGCGGGGGGCGCGGGAAGTACTGCGGGCGGGACGGCTGCAAGCGCGGCGTCATGGGTGTCGTCAATGGCGGACCACCTGGTCCGCGTGGAGCGGGACACGGAATGGGGCCTCGAGACGGTGGAGGTTCCGCTGCCCGCGTTAATTACGGCCCAGCAAGGGCTCAACGAGCCTCGGTACCCTTCCCTGCCGGGCATTATGAAAGCCAAGCGCAAACCGCTGCGGCGTATCGCGATTGCGGAGCTTGGGCTTGCGGCGGTCGATCTGGAGCCGCGCACCGAGCGGCTGGCACTGACCGCGCCTCCGGCAAGGTCTGCAGGGAGGAAGCTGAGCGGCACGCCAGCCGAGCAGGCGGCCGCGCTCGCAGACCTGCTTCAGCATGAAGCGAAGATTTTCTAG